AGTAATCATTATATAAAACCTTCGCGCTTCATTGCATTTTCAAGCTTTTCGCCCAATTCTTGGGAAGCTTTTAGTAAAGGCAAACGAACGTCCGAGCTGCATATTCCCTTAATTTCCAAACATTTTTTAATGCCGACAGGATTTGACTCGATATATAGCAGGGTATCAAATTCTAAAAAGGCCAGCTGTAATCTGGCTGCTTCCTTAAATCTACCTTCCAGCGCGTGCCACGTCAGCTCGCCGAATTCTTTCGGGAATGCATTGGCAATCACCGAGATAACCCCGTGCCAGCCGACGCTGATCATCGTAGTGACCAGGTTATCATCCCCGGAAAGCAGCAGAAAATCGTCAGGAACGCGCGAAGCCAGTTCCATACTTTGTTCAATACTCCCGCCCGCATCTTTGATTCCGATAATATTCGGGTGCGCCGAGAGTTTCACAATCGTATCGGCCTTCATATTGATCACGGTCCGGCCGGGAACATTGTAAAGCAGCACAGGTACGGGCGAAGCGTCGGCAATTGCAGTAAAATGCGCGATAATACCGTCCTGGGTAGGCTTATTATAGTATGGACAAACAGACAGGATCGCATCGACGCCAGTCAGATCCGTCTCCTGAATGCAATCAAGCACCGATTTGGTATCATTTCCACCGATTCCATAGACGATCGGCAGCGATTTGTAGTTATTTTCAATCGTAAATGCCAGGATCTCACGCTTTTCCCGGGAAGATA
This Dyadobacter sp. UC 10 DNA region includes the following protein-coding sequences:
- the dapA gene encoding 4-hydroxy-tetrahydrodipicolinate synthase, translating into MPLDQRFKGVGAALITPFDQQNEIDYPGLKKLIDLVSEGGSDYLVVQGTTGESPTVSSREKREILAFTIENNYKSLPIVYGIGGNDTKSVLDCIQETDLTGVDAILSVCPYYNKPTQDGIIAHFTAIADASPVPVLLYNVPGRTVINMKADTIVKLSAHPNIIGIKDAGGSIEQSMELASRVPDDFLLLSGDDNLVTTMISVGWHGVISVIANAFPKEFGELTWHALEGRFKEAARLQLAFLEFDTLLYIESNPVGIKKCLEIKGICSSDVRLPLLKASQELGEKLENAMKREGFI